The following nucleotide sequence is from Achromobacter spanius.
TCCTTGCTGGGCCTGGCGCGGCGGGTCCAGCACGACCGGCAGGTCGGGAAACGCGGCCAGCACCTGCTGGCGCATGCCCGCCGTCAAGGCTTGCGCTTCGGCGCTGAGCCGCGAGGCGTAAAGGTTCAAGCCCGCAATCCAGACCACGGCCGCCGCCGCGCCCCAGCGCCACACCGGACGCCAGCGCGAGACCTGGGCCGGCGCCAACTGCGGCATGGCCAGCGACCAGGTGGGCGACGGCGCCTGCCAACGCGGGTCGGCGGGGTCGCGCAGGGGCTCGGATGACGCGGGCGCCAACGTCTGCGGCGCGATCAGCGCGTGGGCGCGCAGGCCGTGGGCATTCAGCAGACCCCAGGCGCGCCGCACCGGTTCACGGGGTGACCACGCCAGCGTCACGCTGCCATCGGCGGCGCGCGCGCTGAACCCGATGGCCAGCGCGTCCAGGTCGCTTAGCACCAGAGGCTCCAGCGCGCTGTGCACCGCAGCGGTAAAGCGGGCGCGTGGCACGGCGGGAATACGCACCGTGGTGGCGATGACGTCGGCCGGGTGCAGCACCGCTTCGCAGGCGGCGTGGGGGTAGGCGTTGCCCAGGGCGCGCACGCTCAGTTCGCCCTGTTGGACGCACCGTCCGCGCCGGTCGAACCAGGCATAGGACAGGGGCGAGTCGGCGCTGAATTCGTCCAAGGGGGCAAGCGCGATGCGCAAAGCGTTCTTCAAGGGATTTCTCTTGTCCATATCGTTTCGGGCGCGGCGGGCGGCGCGCTGCGCACCAGGGCTTGCATGGCGACTCGCGCGCGTTCGTAGACGACGGTGCCGCTGGCCATGAACCAGCCACTGGCGGTGGTGACGGTGGGGGCGGTCGCCTCTACGCCGGTGCCGGCAAGGCGGTTGCTGAACTCGCCGGCGTTGTTGAACCAGTTGCCACGGTCGCGTTCGCCCGTCATGGCGCGCGCCTGGCTCAGCGACAGCCCCGGCACCAGGGCGGCGATGACCTCGGCGGGCGCGGTGTTGACGTTGACGCTGGTGGCCACCGGCAGCACCGTCATCGTGCGGCGCATTTCATTGCGCATGGCGGGCTCCAGCCCCAGCTGAGCGGCAATTTCATCCACGCCGCGCGGCAGCGGCGCGCGCGCATCCGGGGTGGCGGCGGGCTGGCCCTTGGCGCCCGACGGCGCGTCGGCGGCCAGGGCGGGCGGCTGCGCCAAGGCAATGATGTCGGTGATCTGAGCGGCCAGCGTGTCCGGCAACTGCTGCGCGGCCAGCAGGCGACGCAGCACTTTTTCCTGCTCGGGTTGCGGCACGCCGTTGCGCGCCAGGTTGCTCAGGTTGTACTTGCCCTGTTCGTCTTGCACGCGGCCCGAGAACACGGCGACGCGGTCGTCGCCGGGGCGTTCGATGCGCGTGTCCAGGATGGGCGTGGCCCATATCTGGTCGCCGCGCGTGGTGGATTCGCGCTTGCCGTGGTCGCGGATGACCAGGCGCGCCCAGTCGATGCCGCCCGCCAGCATGACGCGGGCCTGCACGCGCGACATCTCGTTTTCCACCCGCCGCGTGCTGGCGGTCTGGCGCTGGAACAGGCTGGTGGTCAGCGCCGCCACAATGGCCACGATGATCAACGCACTGATGACCGCCGCGCCGCGTTGCTTCAGGGTAGGGCGGGGCGTCATGGCAGCTCCAGAATGCGCGTGTAGCGCTGCGGCGCGTTGGCCGCGCCGCGTTCCAGCGTGATCTCGATGCCGGTGGGCGCCGTGCCGAAACTGGCATTGGCGTCTGCCCAACCCACGCCCGGCACCCAGGCGCGCAGGCTCAACACGCGCACGCCGGGCAGCAGCAGCACGGCGTTCACGGCGGCGGGTAGCGGGCTGCGCGGCGCGGGCGGCCCGCTGGCGCGCCACAGGCCGTCCGCCCGCACCTGCCATTGCACGCGCTGCCACAGGCCATTGCCGTCGGCATCGGGGCGCAGCAGTTCCAGCGTCTGCCCGCCCGTGTTCTGGCGCAGCAGGCGCAGCCCGCTGGTCAGCGCAACGGCGTCCTTGCCGGGCGCATCGAAGCGCGGGCCGGTATAGGACAGTTCCACGTCGCGCGCCACCTGGCCCAAAGTCCGGACGATGGCGTCGGTGTCTTCGGCCTGCTGTTCGATGCGGTCGCGCGCGCTGGATACGCTGGCCAGCCCGCGCCAGGCCATCAGGCTGACCAGCGCCATCAGCGCCAGCGCAACCAGCACCTCGATCAGGGTGAAGCCTGTCTGGCGGGCGCGCTTGGAGGGTGAGGGCAATACGCGGCGCATCGTCATCGCAGGCTTGATAGCAGGCCGTCCAATTGCAGCAGCACGGCGTCAGGCCGGCCCGACGCGGCGTCATGGACGTTGACTGACACCTGCCGGAAGCTGCGGTTCATGGAATTCGTGAAAACCAGTTCGCACTGCAACGCGCGGCCGCCTTGCGGGCAGGGCACGGTCTTCGACCCGGCGCGCGGCAAGCTCTGTTCCAGCCGCAACTGGGTCAAGGCATTCTGCGCGGCCAGCAGCGCCAGCGTCTTGTCCTGCAAGGCGCGGTTGTTGGCGGTCATGACGCCGGTGGCGCGCAGCGCGGCCGCCATCGCCACGGCAATGATGGCCAGCGCCACCAGCACTTCAATCAGGGTGAAGCCGCGCTGGTGCCGGGTTTGCTTGGCAGGCGGGAGAAAATCACTGGATGTCATAACGGCCGGCGGCGTCGCGGTGCAGGGTGACCTGGTCATCGCCCGCGCGCAGGGTCAGCGTGATCGGGTCGGCGACCCATTCGGTGTTGAACACCAGCGGTCGGTCGGGGCTCAGGGTCAGGTGGACGACGCCCGCCTGCCACGACTGCGGGCGCAGCATGTCGTCGTGATCCAGGTGGTCTACCGGCACGGGCAGGTTTTCGTCGGCGCTGGGACCGGGCAGGCGCCCTTGGCGCTCGAACGACCAGCCTTGGTCGTCGGCCAGCCAGCGGATGGACCGGCCGTCGCTGCGGGCTTCGCTTTGCGCCACGGTGAATGCATCGGCCAGGCGTTCGGCGTCGGCGCGCAGGCCGTTGTCGCGCTTGCCGATGGACAGGCTCACCATGCTGGCGGCAATGGCCACAATCACCAGCACCACCAGCACTTCGACCAGCGTGAAGCCGCGCTCAGAGCTCCCAGGAACCGATGTCGGCATCGCCGTTTTCTCCACCGGGCTTGTTGTCGGCGCCAAACGAGAACACGTCGATGTCGCCCTTCACGCCCGGGCTCAGGAATTGATAGGGGTGACCCCAGGGGTCGTTGGGCAGCTTGTCCAGGTACCCGCGCCAGTTCGACGCGCCATCCGGCTTTTCAGCCAGCGCGCGCAGACCTTGCGCCGTGGTCGGATAGCGGCCGTTGTCCAGCCGGTACAGCTTCAAGGCCTGCATGATGCCGGCGATGTCCTGGCGCGCCGCCACCTGCCGCGCCTGATCGGGGCGGTCCAGCACGCGCGGCACGATCAGCGCGGCCAGAATCCCCCTGATCACAATCACCACCATGATCTCGATCAGGGTGAAACCTTGCTGACGGGCAAGCCCGCGCGGTAGCTGACGCACTTTACGACTCCGGTCCTCTAGTAGAAGCCCGGAATTGTGGACATGAAATATGACAGTAATGCTTGCATTGGCGCTTATTCCACCCAGGGAGTTTGTGCCCAGATCTCACGCAGGCGGGCGTCGTCACCCTTCAGGCGTTCCTGCCACTGTGGGCCGTCCACGTAATCCATCTCGGTGAACTGCTGCTTCATCTGGGCCTGGAAGTCCGGATTGGCCGCTACCTTGCCCAGCGCCTTGCGCAATTTTTCAGACACGTCGGCGGGCAGTCCCTTGGGCGCGACGATCCCGCGTTCCGATGCAAACACCAGGTTCACGCCCTGTTCCTTGAAAGTGGGCACGTCAGGTCCCAATGGCGAGCGCTTCTCGCTGGCTTGCGCCAGCACCCGCATGTTCTTGCCGTGATAGGGCATGACTTCACCCAGGTTCAGGCCGCCGAGGACGGTATGTCCACCCAGTACCGCAGTGCGCAGGGGACCCGCGCCGTTGTAGGGCACGTGGTTCAGCTTGGTGCCGGTCTGGGCCTGGAACAGCACCAGCGCCAGATGGTCGTCGGTGCCGACGCCGGTGGACCCATAGCTGATCGTGTCGGGCTTTTCCTTGGCGGCGGCGATCAGGGCTTCCAGCGTTTGATAGGGGCTGTTGCTGGCCACGCTGAAGGCGCTGGGGTCGCGCACCAGATTGGCCAGGTAGGTGAAGTCGTCACGGGTGAAGCCTGCCTTGCGCTCGATGGGCAAGGACACCAGCCCAGGCATGTTGGTCATGGCCAGCGTGTAGCCGTCCGGCTTGGCGCGCGCCACGTAGGCCAGGGCAATGGCGCTGGACGCGCCCGGCTTGTTTTGCACCACCACGGTGGCGCCCAGCTCCTTTTCCAGAAAGACCGCCAGCGCACGGGCAGTGAGGTCCGTGCCGCCGCCAGGCGCAAAACCCACAATCAATTCGATCGGGTGGTCGGGCCATGCCCAGGCGGGCAACGCGGCGCACAGGCCAGCAACGGAAAGGATCGCGCGCGCGGCGCTCTTGCGTGTAAAAAACATGTTGTCTCCAGGTTTTGTGTTTGAAGTTGGACGTGGGAAATGGAAGCGGGCAGGGCGGCCGGCTAGGGAACGCGAAGCGAGCCGCTTGCCGGCAGCACCTTGCCGGGGTTCATGAGCCCCTGGGGATCCAGGGCAAGCTTGATGCGCCGCATCAGGTCCTGCGCCAGCGCGCTTTTGTAGCGCTGCAGATCCTCTACGCAGCATTGGCCGATGCCTTGTTCGGCGCTGATGGATCCGCCGGCGTCGTGGGCCCTGTCGTGCACCAGCCGCTGGATGTCTGCGTGCGATGCGCCCATGGGCGGCAGCAGGTTGTAGTGCGGGTTGCCGTCGCCCAGGTGTCCGAACACGCGCTACGCCACACCGGGAAAGGTGGCGGCAAGCGCCTGGTCGGTGGCCCGCACAAAATCGGGGATGCGCGAGACAGGCAGTGAAATGTCATGCTTGACGCAAGCCTTGGCCCACGCCAATGCCAAGGTGATGCTTTCGCGCAAATGCCAGAAGGCAGCGCTTTGCGCGCCGGACACCGCGACCACGGTGTCCAGGGCTACGCCAGATTGCAAGGCGCCCGCCAGGACGGCTTCCAGCCGCGTTCGCAAGCAAGGCGCCAGCGATGCGATGTCGCTTCTTCATTGTCATGTCTCCTCATGTGCGCATCGGGTCCGCTTTGTCTTGATGCGGACCCTGAATGCGTTTGCTGTTTATTGCCTGACGCTCTACGGCGCCATGTGGCGGGTTTTGCCTTGGGTTCGCCCGAGGCTGCGGACTCAGCCGGCTTCTTGCGCTTCGCGCCAGGCGAGCAGACGCGCCACGCCTTCAGCCATGCCGACCTTCGGCTGCCAGCCGATGTGCTGGCCGGCCAGGTCGTGGGGAATATGGAACGCGCCGCCCGAGGTCAGGCGCACGGTGCCCGGCGGGTCTGGTTTGATCTCGGGCTGTAGATCGCTCTTGCAGTAGTCGAGCACCAGGCGCACCAGTTCGCCGGTGGTGATGGGCGCGGGGCCCGACACGTTCACCGCCACGTCCGTCGCCGTGCTCTGGAACGCCGCGACGTTGGCGCGCGCCACGTCGGATACGTGCACGAAGTGTTTCGTATCGGTGCCGTCGCCCGGCAGTACAGGGCGTTCACCTTTGCGCACGCGGTCGTAGGTTTCCATGATGTACAGCGAGTTGGCGGCGCGGTAG
It contains:
- a CDS encoding FAD-binding oxidoreductase; translation: MFGHLGDGNPHYNLLPPMGASHADIQRLVHDRAHDAGGSISAEQGIGQCCVEDLQRYKSALAQDLMRRIKLALDPQGLMNPGKVLPASGSLRVP
- the gspL gene encoding type II secretion system protein GspL produces the protein MKNALRIALAPLDEFSADSPLSYAWFDRRGRCVQQGELSVRALGNAYPHAACEAVLHPADVIATTVRIPAVPRARFTAAVHSALEPLVLSDLDALAIGFSARAADGSVTLAWSPREPVRRAWGLLNAHGLRAHALIAPQTLAPASSEPLRDPADPRWQAPSPTWSLAMPQLAPAQVSRWRPVWRWGAAAAVVWIAGLNLYASRLSAEAQALTAGMRQQVLAAFPDLPVVLDPPRQAQQGLDALQANRGAANAADFLPLARATAQLLPFAADKVSRLTYADQALTLTLAESGEHAQRVAETPALIQQAAALGLKLERGDTDNTWRIVRKQP
- the gspH gene encoding type II secretion system minor pseudopilin GspH, with the protein product MPTSVPGSSERGFTLVEVLVVLVIVAIAASMVSLSIGKRDNGLRADAERLADAFTVAQSEARSDGRSIRWLADDQGWSFERQGRLPGPSADENLPVPVDHLDHDDMLRPQSWQAGVVHLTLSPDRPLVFNTEWVADPITLTLRAGDDQVTLHRDAAGRYDIQ
- a CDS encoding tripartite tricarboxylate transporter substrate binding protein — its product is MFFTRKSAARAILSVAGLCAALPAWAWPDHPIELIVGFAPGGGTDLTARALAVFLEKELGATVVVQNKPGASSAIALAYVARAKPDGYTLAMTNMPGLVSLPIERKAGFTRDDFTYLANLVRDPSAFSVASNSPYQTLEALIAAAKEKPDTISYGSTGVGTDDHLALVLFQAQTGTKLNHVPYNGAGPLRTAVLGGHTVLGGLNLGEVMPYHGKNMRVLAQASEKRSPLGPDVPTFKEQGVNLVFASERGIVAPKGLPADVSEKLRKALGKVAANPDFQAQMKQQFTEMDYVDGPQWQERLKGDDARLREIWAQTPWVE
- the gspK gene encoding type II secretion system minor pseudopilin GspK codes for the protein MTPRPTLKQRGAAVISALIIVAIVAALTTSLFQRQTASTRRVENEMSRVQARVMLAGGIDWARLVIRDHGKRESTTRGDQIWATPILDTRIERPGDDRVAVFSGRVQDEQGKYNLSNLARNGVPQPEQEKVLRRLLAAQQLPDTLAAQITDIIALAQPPALAADAPSGAKGQPAATPDARAPLPRGVDEIAAQLGLEPAMRNEMRRTMTVLPVATSVNVNTAPAEVIAALVPGLSLSQARAMTGERDRGNWFNNAGEFSNRLAGTGVEATAPTVTTASGWFMASGTVVYERARVAMQALVRSAPPAAPETIWTREIP
- a CDS encoding PulJ/GspJ family protein, translating into MTMRRVLPSPSKRARQTGFTLIEVLVALALMALVSLMAWRGLASVSSARDRIEQQAEDTDAIVRTLGQVARDVELSYTGPRFDAPGKDAVALTSGLRLLRQNTGGQTLELLRPDADGNGLWQRVQWQVRADGLWRASGPPAPRSPLPAAVNAVLLLPGVRVLSLRAWVPGVGWADANASFGTAPTGIEITLERGAANAPQRYTRILELP
- the gspI gene encoding type II secretion system minor pseudopilin GspI, translated to MTSSDFLPPAKQTRHQRGFTLIEVLVALAIIAVAMAAALRATGVMTANNRALQDKTLALLAAQNALTQLRLEQSLPRAGSKTVPCPQGGRALQCELVFTNSMNRSFRQVSVNVHDAASGRPDAVLLQLDGLLSSLR
- the gspG gene encoding type II secretion system major pseudopilin GspG, which translates into the protein MVVIVIRGILAALIVPRVLDRPDQARQVAARQDIAGIMQALKLYRLDNGRYPTTAQGLRALAEKPDGASNWRGYLDKLPNDPWGHPYQFLSPGVKGDIDVFSFGADNKPGGENGDADIGSWEL
- a CDS encoding FAD-binding oxidoreductase; protein product: MRTRLEAVLAGALQSGVALDTVVAVSGAQSAAFWHLRESITLALAWAKACVKHDISLPVSRIPDFVRATDQALAATFPGVA